The DNA segment TCCAGACTCTGGTGGCCGATACCGAACGGTTGCTCGAACACACCGCGTCCCTCGCGGGTGATCAGGCCGATGAGCTGCGTGATCAGATCCACGACAGCCTGTTGCGCGCCCGGGAAACCCTGAAGCTGACCGAAGACACCCTGCGCGATCGCGGTCAGGCGGCGGTCACCGCCACCGAAGACTACGTTTCCGCCAATCCTTGGCAGTCGGTGGGCATCGCCGCCGGGGTGGGCTTCCTGATTGGCCTGCTGGCCACTCGGCGCTGATCATGTCGATCGGCGAATCCGGCCTGGGGTCGGGCACCACCTCCTCCACGCGGCGCCTGGGCGCCGCCGTTCTCGGCCTGCTGCACAGCCATGTCGAACTGTTCGGCATCGAGCTGCAGGAACAGAAAGCACGCACCGTCAGCCTGTTGCTGTTCGCAGG comes from the Pseudomonas sp. RSB 5.4 genome and includes:
- a CDS encoding DUF883 family protein; the protein is MASIKAKTAQEILMNDFQTLVADTERLLEHTASLAGDQADELRDQIHDSLLRARETLKLTEDTLRDRGQAAVTATEDYVSANPWQSVGIAAGVGFLIGLLATRR